A genomic window from Serratia liquefaciens includes:
- a CDS encoding DUF3857 domain-containing protein: protein MKIVIPSLVLAAGLAATHPATLLAVEAPAVAAKDAAVSNDFSFVRYRADYQVNANASNTKTESYEVLLKTKAAVEKFSQIRLSYSEKMETLKVVSAYTLTADGQRHDVAPDRIYTQESYSSASAPLYADRKVRVIVFSNLAPGSRVVYQVLRTQNTPYFPDYFGLWETFSVFDQFDDAEVNLQAPANVPMHVFTRGVEGADKPQIRDGQAHWRWHYRRSEPLEAQNWSANSWTFSPTIMASTYREWPQLAKAYQQKASQAAKVTPAIQALADKITDGISDRREQTAAIYRWVAQNIRYVAVYLGNGGLEPNSAQSILDNHYGDCKDHVVMLEALLAAKGIVSSPVLIGMDQGPILPTVPLLGRFNHAITYVPEFNLYLDSTSPWARFGQLPGADLGAPVLLTREAKLARTPDNDEQRNNTSLSVDFYFDKAGNMRGQTERKLGEVDEIDLRGYFSQINQQNRARVEENIMASSGIDGRGVIVKQGDAFDLKKPFAYSYKFKAEDYVDFSVVGGMAVPTPPGGKSFRTLYSTTSAPANETPFFCTAQQYDETYRLHLPAGVPIITIPKNQQFSNAAGQYQVEWQLEGQQVVVNHRLQLNAVRGKDALCQAQDYPAFRALFQQVRRGFRGQVVYGELANTGVTPAVAKQ from the coding sequence ATGAAAATTGTCATCCCTTCACTCGTGTTGGCCGCTGGACTGGCGGCAACACACCCGGCAACGCTGTTGGCCGTGGAGGCCCCCGCGGTTGCCGCCAAGGATGCCGCCGTTAGCAATGATTTCAGCTTTGTGCGTTACCGCGCGGATTATCAAGTCAATGCCAATGCCAGCAACACCAAGACCGAGAGTTACGAGGTGCTGCTCAAAACCAAGGCGGCGGTGGAGAAGTTCAGCCAGATCCGCCTGAGCTACAGCGAAAAAATGGAAACGCTGAAGGTGGTTTCAGCCTATACGCTGACGGCCGATGGACAGCGCCATGATGTCGCGCCCGATCGCATTTATACCCAGGAAAGCTACTCCAGTGCCTCTGCGCCGCTGTATGCCGATCGCAAGGTAAGGGTGATCGTCTTCTCCAACCTGGCGCCGGGTTCTCGCGTGGTGTATCAGGTGTTGCGCACGCAAAATACCCCGTATTTCCCGGACTACTTCGGCCTGTGGGAGACCTTCAGCGTCTTCGACCAGTTTGATGACGCTGAGGTCAATTTGCAGGCGCCGGCCAATGTGCCGATGCATGTCTTTACCCGAGGCGTAGAGGGCGCAGATAAGCCGCAGATCCGTGACGGTCAGGCCCACTGGCGCTGGCACTACCGGCGCAGTGAACCGCTGGAAGCGCAAAACTGGTCGGCGAACAGCTGGACATTCAGCCCAACCATCATGGCCAGTACCTACCGCGAATGGCCACAGCTGGCCAAAGCCTATCAACAGAAAGCCAGTCAGGCGGCCAAAGTGACCCCGGCGATCCAGGCGTTGGCGGATAAAATTACCGACGGCATCAGCGACCGTCGTGAGCAGACGGCGGCGATTTATCGCTGGGTGGCACAGAATATTCGTTACGTTGCGGTCTATTTGGGCAACGGCGGGCTGGAGCCGAATTCGGCGCAGAGCATCCTGGATAATCACTATGGCGACTGCAAGGATCATGTGGTGATGCTAGAGGCGTTGCTGGCCGCCAAGGGCATCGTCAGTTCACCGGTGCTGATCGGCATGGATCAAGGGCCGATCTTGCCGACGGTGCCGCTGCTGGGCCGGTTTAACCACGCGATTACCTACGTGCCGGAGTTCAATCTGTATCTGGATTCTACCAGCCCGTGGGCGCGCTTCGGCCAACTGCCGGGGGCCGATCTTGGGGCACCGGTGCTGCTGACGCGCGAAGCCAAACTGGCGCGTACCCCGGATAACGACGAACAGCGTAACAATACGTCGCTCAGCGTGGACTTCTACTTCGATAAAGCGGGTAATATGCGCGGCCAAACCGAACGCAAGCTGGGGGAGGTGGATGAGATCGACCTGAGAGGCTATTTCTCGCAAATCAATCAGCAGAACCGGGCGCGAGTCGAAGAGAACATCATGGCGTCCTCAGGCATTGATGGCCGTGGGGTTATCGTGAAGCAAGGCGATGCGTTCGATCTCAAAAAGCCGTTTGCCTACAGTTACAAATTCAAAGCCGAGGATTATGTCGATTTCAGCGTAGTGGGCGGAATGGCCGTACCGACGCCGCCCGGCGGCAAGTCTTTCCGTACGCTTTACTCGACGACGTCCGCCCCGGCTAACGAAACGCCGTTCTTCTGTACCGCGCAGCAGTACGACGAGACCTATCGTCTGCACCTGCCCGCCGGCGTGCCGATTATCACCATTCCCAAAAACCAGCAGTTCAGCAACGCGGCCGGTCAATACCAGGTTGAATGGCAGCTCGAAGGGCAGCAGGTGGTGGTCAACCATCGGCTACAGCTGAATGCCGTGCGTGGTAAGGACGCACTCTGCCAGGCGCAGGATTATCCGGCCTTCCGCGCCTTGTTCCAACAGGTGCGGCGCGGCTTCCGTGGCCAGGTCGTGTACGGCGAGTTGGCGAATACCGGTGTTACGCCTGCCGTCGCCAAGCAGTAG
- a CDS encoding helix-turn-helix domain-containing protein, translating to MSDFVSNNATPIGLLSAAIRRERERLGLSVTELARRAGIAKSTLSQLETGSGNPSLETLWALAMALDVPVSRLISQPRQHVQVIRAHEGVTTVSEQANYAATLLATCPPGAQRDIYRLQVQPGEARISRPHMPGTIEHVIISSGRALVGPKDQPVELNAGDYISYSADREHIFDALESDTTAVMLIEQG from the coding sequence ATGAGCGACTTTGTCAGCAATAACGCTACGCCAATCGGCCTGCTTTCGGCCGCCATTCGCCGTGAACGCGAGCGATTGGGCCTCTCAGTGACCGAATTGGCTCGCCGAGCCGGCATTGCAAAATCGACGCTTTCGCAGTTGGAAACCGGCAGCGGCAACCCCAGCCTGGAAACTTTGTGGGCGTTGGCGATGGCGCTGGATGTGCCGGTCAGCCGGTTGATTTCTCAGCCACGCCAACACGTTCAGGTGATCCGCGCCCATGAAGGGGTAACCACGGTTTCCGAACAGGCCAACTACGCCGCCACCTTGTTGGCGACCTGTCCGCCAGGGGCACAGCGCGATATTTACCGTCTACAGGTTCAACCGGGCGAAGCCCGCATTTCGCGGCCGCATATGCCGGGCACCATTGAGCATGTGATTATCAGCAGCGGCAGGGCGTTAGTCGGGCCTAAGGACCAGCCGGTAGAATTAAACGCCGGGGATTACATCAGTTATTCTGCCGACCGCGAGCATATTTTTGATGCTTTGGAGAGCGATACCACGGCTGTCATGTTGATAGAGCAGGGTTAA
- a CDS encoding TonB-dependent receptor, with protein MTQKNNKRSGMPALTAIALAMLLSSPLAGAAALQLDMAEQPLANAIAQIARQGQLQVLFNEADLQHLRAPALNGSYSPQTALQQLLVGSGLTLVDSGNGYVIRPPAALGNTKGMVLPTTSVMGEAGGRSADNVMSAPQVITSEEIRQRSTGNGNVTELLKSNPAVQFSNAGNTGLTQGEIKPEAISIHGSSSYQNAYKLDGVSFNNDVDPASDGNGETITRIDSSEQGMYIDSRLIDSVTVFDNNIPVEYGGFTGGTLDVTSRRWRGENSAHAYFRETRSSWNKVFTDPDMDFDSAKNDTSRPGRYQPKYTKQNFGGWFEAGIADNLGIVVSASHRISDLPTYTTGGSGLQLGPDNALEIVSTEPGYRNQKRVSDNYFAKLSWDANERTTAHLSANYSAYTSKLFSSSVLNSGYDNDHNGLSTTLQLEHRFDIASLDLTANYQQLKDQRTNDLKDYYTLEDYSDWRNPQYYNNGGQGDLTTRQNSGAVKGVLRFTPFQALGLRHSPNMGFEVNKTSARYLRDRDYYRYKFSGTPEDLEYMNNASYVTRFRAGNYQAGYTNYALFLDDSMQYGRLTVRPGVRLDRDDFVEKTNLAPRLTSSFDVFGTGSTVLIAGANRYYGRSMLTYALYEAQNAGMEHCYYFCSLDPAENDWDGVKDFEGVDSLSTPYNDELSFAVEQQVMQSLWRLQYVHREGHDEVRSRTKYADSANAMKSRIRSFDNGGRSSHDTLSLAVSNSKPWELGAVTHALSGSISWQQSKSNTPKDQGYAFFDPNTKLDSDKVWYDGRVINAADLPATDFNSPWRFNLELTSDWQEYNLTFYNRLQWRSARNQAVRYGNEYYLDPDSGKQMLKYDKTHFASNFRWDTKVTWQPAFAYGVGISVEVNNLLNKRNVADTFVYGDRVLHSYEPGRQFWLQLNYDL; from the coding sequence ATGACGCAAAAAAACAATAAACGCTCTGGGATGCCGGCACTGACCGCAATAGCGCTGGCGATGCTGCTGTCCAGCCCACTGGCTGGTGCCGCAGCACTGCAACTTGATATGGCTGAACAACCTCTGGCTAATGCCATTGCGCAGATCGCGCGACAGGGGCAACTGCAGGTGTTGTTCAATGAGGCAGACTTGCAGCACTTGCGTGCTCCGGCGCTCAACGGCAGCTACAGTCCGCAGACCGCCTTGCAGCAGCTCCTGGTCGGCAGCGGCCTGACGTTGGTCGACAGCGGCAATGGCTATGTGATCCGTCCGCCGGCCGCACTGGGCAATACCAAGGGCATGGTGTTGCCAACTACGTCGGTGATGGGAGAGGCCGGCGGGCGCAGCGCGGACAATGTGATGTCGGCGCCGCAGGTCATCACTTCCGAAGAGATCCGTCAACGCTCAACCGGTAACGGCAACGTCACCGAACTGTTGAAATCCAACCCGGCGGTGCAGTTTTCCAATGCCGGGAATACCGGCCTGACGCAGGGTGAAATCAAACCTGAGGCGATATCCATTCATGGTTCGTCGAGCTATCAGAATGCTTATAAGTTAGACGGCGTCAGTTTCAACAACGACGTTGACCCTGCCAGTGACGGTAACGGCGAAACCATCACCCGTATCGACAGCAGCGAGCAGGGCATGTATATCGATAGCCGCCTGATCGACAGCGTAACGGTGTTCGATAATAACATCCCGGTTGAATACGGCGGCTTCACCGGCGGCACTTTGGACGTCACCAGCCGCCGCTGGCGCGGTGAAAACAGTGCGCATGCGTATTTTCGTGAAACGCGTTCCTCGTGGAACAAAGTGTTCACCGATCCTGATATGGATTTTGACAGCGCCAAAAACGACACCAGTCGCCCTGGGCGCTATCAACCCAAATACACCAAACAGAACTTTGGCGGCTGGTTTGAGGCAGGGATTGCCGATAACCTCGGCATCGTGGTTTCCGCCTCGCACCGTATCTCCGATTTGCCTACCTACACCACCGGTGGCAGCGGCCTGCAGTTAGGGCCGGACAATGCCCTGGAAATTGTGTCTACCGAGCCGGGTTACCGTAATCAAAAGCGTGTTTCCGACAACTATTTCGCCAAGCTGTCATGGGATGCCAATGAGCGTACCACCGCGCACCTTTCCGCTAATTACTCGGCTTACACCAGCAAGCTGTTTTCCAGTAGCGTGCTCAATTCAGGCTATGACAATGACCACAATGGCCTGAGCACCACGTTGCAACTGGAGCACCGTTTTGACATTGCGAGTCTGGATCTCACCGCCAATTACCAACAGTTAAAAGATCAGCGAACCAACGATCTGAAGGATTATTACACGCTGGAGGATTACTCTGACTGGCGCAACCCGCAGTACTACAACAATGGCGGTCAGGGGGATTTGACGACGCGGCAAAACAGCGGTGCGGTGAAAGGCGTGCTGAGGTTTACCCCTTTCCAGGCCCTGGGGCTGCGTCATTCGCCGAACATGGGGTTTGAAGTCAACAAAACCAGCGCCCGTTACCTGCGCGATCGGGATTACTACCGTTACAAGTTCAGCGGCACCCCGGAAGATCTGGAGTACATGAACAATGCCAGTTACGTCACTCGCTTCCGGGCAGGCAATTATCAGGCAGGTTATACCAACTATGCATTGTTCCTTGACGACAGCATGCAATACGGGCGTCTTACCGTACGGCCGGGCGTTCGCCTGGACCGAGACGATTTCGTCGAAAAAACCAACCTGGCCCCGCGACTGACCAGCAGTTTCGATGTATTCGGTACCGGATCAACCGTTCTGATTGCCGGCGCCAACCGCTACTACGGTCGTTCAATGCTGACCTACGCGTTGTATGAGGCGCAGAATGCCGGCATGGAACACTGTTACTATTTCTGCTCTTTGGATCCGGCGGAAAACGACTGGGATGGCGTGAAAGATTTTGAAGGCGTCGACAGCCTGTCCACTCCCTATAACGATGAACTCAGCTTTGCCGTTGAACAACAGGTGATGCAAAGCCTGTGGCGCTTGCAATACGTGCACCGCGAAGGGCATGACGAAGTTCGCAGCCGCACCAAATATGCCGACAGCGCCAACGCCATGAAATCGCGGATCCGTAGTTTCGATAACGGCGGTCGCAGTAGCCACGACACCTTGTCGTTGGCGGTCAGCAACAGCAAACCCTGGGAGCTGGGTGCGGTAACGCATGCGTTGTCGGGATCCATAAGCTGGCAGCAGAGCAAAAGCAACACGCCAAAAGACCAGGGATATGCGTTTTTCGATCCCAACACCAAGCTGGATTCCGACAAGGTGTGGTATGACGGCCGGGTGATAAACGCCGCTGACCTGCCTGCCACCGACTTCAATTCGCCGTGGCGCTTTAACCTGGAGCTGACCAGCGACTGGCAGGAATACAACCTGACGTTTTATAACCGCTTACAGTGGCGCAGCGCACGCAATCAGGCCGTTCGTTACGGGAATGAATATTACCTCGATCCCGACAGCGGCAAGCAAATGCTCAAATACGACAAAACCCACTTCGCCAGCAATTTCCGCTGGGATACCAAAGTCACGTGGCAGCCGGCCTTTGCCTATGGCGTCGGCATTTCGGTTGAGGTCAATAACCTGCTCAACAAACGCAACGTTGCCGACACCTTTGTTTATGGCGATCGGGTCTTGCACTCCTACGAGCCGGGGCGTCAGTTCTGGCTTCAGCTGAATTACGATCTCTGA
- a CDS encoding M16 family metallopeptidase, producing the protein MLNRLVMIPLLVLLLGCAPSQKGAGPQPLPLRADLHHFKLDNGIQVYLLPRSQPGAELRLIVNSGSLQETERQRGLAHFVEHMAFKGTRHFPGASSFKSLEKQGITLGSHVNAATSLNATTYKLSLPKADEKQVQLGLRILADWAGGISFEPDAFQKERQVIVEEWRLRQGVGSRINQSLQDLRYQGSRYAERDPIGLLDVVEQAPVADAMGYYQQWYQPQRMALVVVGAFDPGRVRQQVSSLFAMPKPAHPAQDNPDWKRFAPQSGLLTTTILDPEQGTRIIQLSIQRDLPQALNTDNGQWRDLLDTLWLNILNRRLSLLVDNEMLPMASINQQGALLDNQRIQHLLIARPKDDDYAGALRLLFVELQRLASAEVSKQELDAARQQVLTKLRQQAAAEGRYQHDYLADNLTTAIEFDLPMLNKQQQLAMTQAWLDAITVKHIQAQVAELLTVGSPRLALIGPDSDKNKLDTRQLAALWESIRHSQPGPFTLTAKPVTLSLSSPASGKIIARQKLPVAGSEQWTLSNGLRVIVKADNSLKDDIQLSLRIPGGRSLEAANGVGEVNWAMRLPEASGYGPYSARQLARLNKQNDISLTPYDEMLYHGLRGSAPPEQLETLLQLLYLKITAPQFDANKLEQQKQAFALSLAKQPVERQFLDHLTRAAYQNGDRLLMTPEGAWRDFSVESLSRRHQQLFAATQDMTLTLSGAIDLRRLQTWVERWPGALPASTQRSQWRDLGIVPTHRSLNADYPLASSPKTMVSMQFSADAVWSQSNQLGLQLLDKIVSLRLRYALREQASGVYTLGFSQLLAKLPQPYYLARLNFTVAPQRAKELSDIALKVLHQTAREGVSQQELIKAKKAWRIEQQASQNSASYWTDTLAQVAADDGNFASLAQEDTLLDAVTVEQLNGLAAQWIGKNPKVFTLSPAKNAQ; encoded by the coding sequence ATGTTGAACCGGCTCGTCATGATCCCTCTGTTGGTCCTGCTGCTGGGCTGTGCGCCATCCCAAAAAGGCGCCGGCCCTCAACCCCTGCCGTTGCGGGCTGATTTACACCACTTCAAGCTGGATAACGGCATTCAGGTCTATCTGTTGCCGCGATCGCAACCCGGTGCCGAATTACGGCTGATCGTGAACAGCGGTTCGCTGCAGGAAACCGAACGGCAGCGCGGACTGGCTCATTTTGTCGAGCATATGGCCTTTAAGGGGACTCGCCATTTCCCCGGTGCCAGCAGTTTTAAATCGCTGGAAAAGCAGGGTATTACTCTGGGCAGTCACGTGAACGCGGCCACCAGTCTCAACGCCACCACCTACAAGCTTTCGTTGCCGAAGGCCGACGAAAAGCAAGTGCAGCTGGGTCTGCGCATTTTGGCGGACTGGGCGGGGGGGATCAGTTTCGAGCCGGATGCTTTCCAAAAGGAACGCCAGGTGATTGTTGAAGAGTGGCGTTTGCGCCAAGGGGTGGGGTCTCGTATCAACCAGTCGCTGCAAGATTTGCGCTATCAGGGTAGCCGCTATGCGGAGCGTGATCCTATTGGCCTGCTGGACGTCGTAGAGCAAGCGCCCGTTGCCGATGCGATGGGCTATTATCAACAATGGTACCAGCCACAGCGTATGGCGTTGGTGGTGGTCGGCGCATTCGACCCCGGCAGGGTGCGTCAACAGGTGAGCAGCCTGTTTGCGATGCCGAAACCGGCCCATCCCGCGCAAGACAATCCCGATTGGAAAAGGTTTGCGCCACAGTCTGGATTATTGACCACCACAATACTGGACCCTGAGCAGGGAACACGGATTATCCAGTTGAGCATTCAGCGCGATCTGCCGCAGGCATTGAATACCGACAATGGTCAATGGCGCGATTTGCTGGATACCTTATGGCTCAACATACTTAACCGGCGACTCTCGCTGCTGGTCGATAACGAAATGCTCCCGATGGCCAGCATCAATCAACAGGGCGCGCTATTGGATAACCAACGCATTCAGCATTTGCTGATCGCCCGTCCTAAAGACGACGACTATGCTGGAGCGCTACGCTTGCTGTTCGTCGAGTTGCAACGCCTGGCCAGCGCAGAGGTCAGCAAGCAAGAACTGGACGCTGCGCGCCAACAGGTCTTAACCAAATTACGCCAACAGGCTGCGGCAGAAGGGCGCTATCAGCATGATTATCTGGCGGATAATCTGACGACCGCCATCGAGTTTGATCTGCCGATGCTTAACAAACAGCAGCAGTTGGCGATGACGCAGGCCTGGCTCGATGCCATCACGGTGAAACATATTCAGGCGCAGGTGGCTGAATTGCTGACGGTGGGATCACCGCGCCTGGCGCTTATCGGCCCCGACAGCGATAAAAACAAGCTGGACACGCGGCAATTGGCGGCGCTCTGGGAAAGCATTCGCCATTCTCAGCCCGGCCCCTTCACGTTAACGGCAAAGCCTGTGACATTGTCACTGAGTTCGCCAGCGTCGGGCAAAATCATCGCCCGGCAGAAGCTGCCGGTGGCCGGAAGTGAGCAATGGACCCTGAGTAACGGATTGCGGGTGATCGTCAAAGCGGACAATAGCCTGAAAGACGACATTCAACTGTCATTGCGTATTCCAGGAGGACGCTCGTTAGAAGCGGCCAACGGTGTCGGTGAAGTCAACTGGGCCATGCGTTTGCCAGAAGCCAGTGGCTACGGCCCGTACAGTGCCCGTCAGTTGGCCAGGCTGAACAAGCAGAACGACATTAGCCTCACGCCCTATGATGAAATGCTTTATCACGGGCTGCGGGGTTCGGCACCGCCGGAACAGTTGGAAACGTTGTTACAGCTGTTATATCTGAAAATCACCGCGCCGCAGTTTGACGCCAACAAACTGGAACAGCAAAAACAGGCCTTTGCCCTCAGTCTGGCAAAACAGCCGGTCGAACGGCAGTTTCTGGACCATCTGACCCGGGCAGCCTACCAAAATGGCGATCGGTTATTGATGACGCCAGAGGGCGCGTGGCGCGATTTCAGCGTCGAAAGTTTGTCCCGGCGACATCAGCAACTGTTTGCTGCGACTCAGGACATGACGTTAACCCTCAGCGGGGCGATAGACCTGCGGCGCTTGCAAACATGGGTGGAACGTTGGCCGGGCGCATTGCCTGCGTCAACGCAGCGTTCCCAGTGGCGGGATCTTGGCATTGTGCCAACACACCGTAGCCTCAACGCCGATTATCCGCTGGCCAGCAGCCCTAAAACCATGGTCAGCATGCAATTCTCGGCCGACGCGGTATGGTCGCAATCGAACCAGCTCGGTTTACAACTGCTGGATAAAATTGTCAGCCTGCGCCTACGTTATGCCCTGCGAGAACAGGCCAGTGGGGTTTATACGTTGGGGTTCTCACAGTTGCTGGCCAAGTTACCGCAACCTTATTATCTGGCACGTCTCAATTTTACCGTTGCGCCACAACGCGCCAAAGAGCTGAGCGACATAGCCCTGAAAGTTTTGCATCAGACCGCGCGCGAAGGCGTCAGCCAGCAAGAGTTGATTAAGGCGAAGAAGGCCTGGCGGATCGAACAACAGGCCAGCCAAAACAGCGCCAGCTATTGGACAGACACCTTGGCGCAGGTGGCGGCTGATGACGGAAACTTTGCGTCGTTGGCTCAGGAAGACACTTTGCTGGATGCCGTAACCGTTGAACAACTCAACGGACTGGCGGCGCAGTGGATAGGCAAAAATCCAAAAGTCTTTACGTTAAGTCCGGCAAAAAATGCGCAGTAA
- a CDS encoding DMT family transporter, with the protein MKIKTGGVLQMTLAMVISGTVGWPVVLLGQPPATVVFWRCAFGALAMLIACALLGLLKKGMLTRRQAAIAVLGGIALVLNWVMLFGAYTHASIAVATVTYHVQPFMLVGLGVLFFGEKMTASKFGWLVLAFVGMLLIISGKQDGGDASADYFTGVLLALGAAFMYAVAAAIVKRLKEVPPHLIVLIQLTLGVVLLAPFAGWAQLPSTANGWLLLATLGLVHTGLMSSLLYSAIQKIPTALVGALSFIYPLVAIIVDWAVFGHRLSLMQLSGAAAILLAAAGMNFGWRLVRENRANRPSSDNAA; encoded by the coding sequence ATGAAGATAAAAACCGGTGGCGTGTTGCAGATGACCCTCGCCATGGTCATTTCCGGTACCGTGGGCTGGCCGGTGGTGCTGCTGGGGCAGCCGCCCGCCACGGTGGTTTTCTGGCGCTGCGCGTTTGGCGCGCTAGCGATGCTGATCGCCTGCGCCCTGCTTGGCCTGCTTAAAAAAGGCATGCTGACCCGACGTCAGGCTGCCATTGCGGTGCTGGGCGGCATCGCCCTGGTGCTGAACTGGGTAATGTTGTTTGGCGCTTACACCCATGCCTCTATTGCGGTGGCGACCGTCACCTACCACGTCCAGCCCTTTATGTTGGTTGGGCTCGGGGTGCTGTTTTTCGGCGAAAAAATGACGGCATCCAAGTTTGGCTGGCTGGTACTGGCCTTCGTCGGCATGCTGCTGATCATTAGCGGTAAACAAGATGGCGGCGATGCCAGTGCCGATTACTTCACTGGCGTGTTATTGGCGCTGGGCGCAGCCTTTATGTATGCGGTAGCGGCGGCGATCGTCAAGCGTTTGAAAGAGGTACCACCGCACCTGATCGTGCTGATCCAGCTCACCCTGGGCGTCGTGCTGCTGGCGCCGTTCGCCGGCTGGGCCCAACTGCCGTCAACGGCCAACGGCTGGTTGCTGCTGGCGACCCTGGGTCTGGTGCACACCGGGCTGATGTCTTCGCTGCTGTACAGCGCAATCCAGAAAATCCCCACCGCCCTGGTAGGCGCGTTGTCTTTCATCTATCCGTTGGTGGCGATTATCGTCGACTGGGCGGTATTCGGACACCGCCTTAGCCTGATGCAACTGTCGGGCGCCGCCGCCATCTTGCTTGCGGCGGCGGGCATGAATTTTGGCTGGCGGCTGGTGCGGGAAAATCGGGCTAATCGCCCTTCATCCGATAACGCGGCATAA
- a CDS encoding ABC transporter ATP-binding protein/permease, translating into MKTLKQFCYLAAPFWGRRAALWSWLLLLVVLAMSLSSVWFNVRLNQWNGEFYNALQQLNSQSLYRLLQDFLLIITALILVVVFADYLKQRLIMRWRIGMTQHVLARWLSADGRHYDLKINALVPDNPDQRIAEDVRLLIESSLRLLITFLHSMLTLISFATILWQLSGSLNFELMQRSWRLPGYMFWVCIVYTLLAIGLTHWIGYPLRRLNMEKQRREADYRSGLIARREASDAIAGQRGERHEQAALLSRFAAVAENWYQLIRYEKNLSFFTVGYQQLSALAPIFFALPKFLAGELLLGGLMQIRQSFAQVAGALGWFIFSYREIAAWQATVTRLYNFVVLLDAPANDPTDNAADLATPLQATLDVKTAEGSTLLENVAITATAGSLSLIQGRSGIGKSTLLRTLSGHWSHFQGQIHRSDRVCWIPQRLYLPVERLDDLLAYPLSRGNFSEARYRQVLTQVGLPQLVAQLALSTDWQQRLSGGEQQRVMFARLLLNRPALVLLDETTSALDKSSARHLLLLLKQQLPQSAVLLVSHQAFLADIAERCYALDEASVNNHGVTPPC; encoded by the coding sequence ATGAAAACTTTGAAGCAATTTTGTTATCTTGCCGCCCCTTTCTGGGGGCGGCGTGCGGCGCTGTGGTCATGGCTGCTGCTTTTGGTGGTGTTGGCAATGAGCCTGTCATCGGTCTGGTTCAACGTGCGTCTCAACCAGTGGAACGGCGAGTTCTATAATGCGCTGCAGCAGCTCAACAGCCAGTCGCTGTATCGTTTGCTGCAGGACTTCTTGCTGATTATCACCGCATTGATCCTGGTGGTGGTCTTTGCTGACTACCTCAAACAACGCTTGATCATGCGATGGCGTATCGGTATGACCCAGCATGTTCTGGCGCGCTGGCTGTCGGCGGACGGTCGCCACTACGATCTGAAAATCAATGCGCTGGTGCCAGATAACCCGGACCAACGCATCGCGGAAGACGTGCGGTTGCTGATTGAGTCCAGCCTGCGATTGCTGATCACCTTTCTGCATTCGATGCTGACCCTGATTTCATTCGCCACCATTCTCTGGCAACTGTCCGGCAGCCTTAATTTTGAGCTGATGCAACGCAGTTGGCGTCTGCCTGGCTACATGTTCTGGGTCTGTATTGTCTACACCTTGCTGGCTATTGGATTGACGCATTGGATTGGCTATCCACTGCGCCGGCTCAATATGGAAAAACAGCGGCGCGAGGCGGACTATCGCAGTGGGCTGATTGCCCGCCGCGAGGCCAGCGACGCGATAGCCGGTCAAAGAGGCGAGCGGCATGAACAAGCGGCGCTGCTTTCCCGTTTCGCCGCCGTGGCGGAAAACTGGTACCAACTGATCCGTTACGAAAAAAACCTTTCATTCTTCACCGTCGGTTATCAGCAATTGAGTGCGCTGGCGCCGATCTTCTTTGCATTGCCCAAGTTTCTCGCCGGCGAATTGCTGCTGGGCGGGCTGATGCAGATCCGTCAATCCTTTGCGCAAGTGGCTGGAGCCTTGGGGTGGTTTATTTTCTCTTATCGGGAAATTGCCGCCTGGCAGGCTACCGTGACCCGTCTTTACAACTTTGTCGTACTGCTGGATGCCCCGGCCAATGATCCGACGGACAATGCGGCGGATCTGGCCACGCCGTTGCAAGCGACGCTGGACGTCAAGACGGCGGAGGGGAGCACGCTGTTGGAGAACGTCGCCATTACCGCCACAGCCGGTAGTTTGTCGTTGATTCAGGGCCGTTCCGGCATAGGAAAGTCTACGTTGTTGCGAACGCTGAGCGGACATTGGTCGCACTTTCAAGGACAGATCCACCGTAGCGACAGGGTGTGCTGGATCCCTCAGCGTCTCTATCTGCCGGTTGAACGGCTGGATGACCTGCTGGCGTACCCGCTGTCCCGCGGCAATTTCAGCGAGGCACGCTATCGCCAGGTATTGACGCAGGTTGGGCTGCCTCAGTTGGTTGCGCAACTGGCGCTATCGACCGACTGGCAGCAGCGCTTATCCGGAGGAGAACAGCAACGCGTGATGTTCGCCAGGCTGCTGCTTAACCGTCCTGCATTGGTCTTATTGGACGAAACCACCTCCGCGTTGGACAAATCCAGCGCCCGTCATCTTCTACTGTTGCTGAAACAACAACTTCCGCAAAGCGCGGTGTTATTGGTCAGCCACCAGGCTTTCCTGGCCGATATCGCCGAGCGCTGCTATGCGCTTGATGAGGCCTCGGTGAATAATCACGGAGTTACACCACCATGTTGA